In a genomic window of Bacillota bacterium:
- a CDS encoding mechanosensitive ion channel, giving the protein MNTQPLTLQDTLQSIVAHVPQMLAAIATLIVGYVVALILGANVQRLLRRAGMDARLRGWLGDEAEGETARFSTWAGKFVYYVVMLFVLIAFFQILGLTMLTAPLNRFLEQVFAYAPRLVGALLLLFVAVVTARIARAVVQRSLTAVRLDERLAVEPGEEAKPVSRGAANTVYWLVLVLFLPAILGALGLTGLMAPVQQMLDKVLDALPNVLTAVLVVVVGLFVARLVRRIIENLSTSIGVNQLSERIGLASLLGRYTLASVIGWTAYALVLLSVIAAALQVLAFEALTTPVSNMIDRMITALPAFFGAVLVLIAGYAIGRLTKGVVSSLLTGIRFDAFVQSVGIRLPEGAKTPSEQMGQLVLVVVVYYAVMEASKILGLTLVADVLRNFLSYAGNIGAGLAIFVLGLYLAQVAASAVRASGMGQANLLAGLTRAVVLIFVGAIALRQMGIADEIVVIAFGLLMGAVAVAAALAFGLGGREIAARELENWLSRLRSSDRSSSSQ; this is encoded by the coding sequence ATGAACACCCAACCGTTAACTCTGCAAGACACCCTTCAAAGCATCGTTGCGCACGTTCCCCAAATGTTGGCAGCGATAGCCACCTTGATAGTGGGCTACGTTGTCGCGCTGATTTTGGGAGCAAACGTGCAACGACTGCTGCGCCGCGCGGGGATGGATGCCCGTCTGCGAGGCTGGCTGGGTGATGAAGCGGAGGGAGAAACCGCGCGCTTCTCCACGTGGGCTGGCAAGTTCGTGTACTATGTGGTGATGCTGTTTGTGCTCATCGCGTTTTTCCAGATACTGGGCTTGACCATGCTCACGGCTCCGCTCAACCGCTTTCTGGAGCAGGTGTTCGCTTACGCTCCTCGTCTGGTGGGAGCGCTATTGCTACTCTTTGTGGCGGTGGTGACGGCGCGCATCGCACGGGCGGTCGTGCAACGTTCGTTAACTGCTGTGCGTCTGGATGAGCGTCTCGCGGTGGAGCCGGGCGAAGAGGCAAAACCGGTGAGCCGGGGGGCGGCAAACACCGTGTACTGGCTGGTGCTGGTACTGTTCCTGCCTGCGATACTCGGCGCGCTGGGGCTAACCGGGTTGATGGCACCTGTCCAGCAGATGCTGGACAAAGTGCTGGATGCCTTACCAAATGTGTTGACAGCCGTACTGGTCGTGGTTGTGGGGCTATTTGTAGCACGGCTGGTAAGACGCATTATCGAAAACCTGAGCACCTCGATTGGCGTGAATCAGCTGAGCGAACGCATCGGTCTGGCTTCTCTGTTGGGGCGATACACTCTCGCCAGCGTGATAGGCTGGACTGCGTACGCCCTCGTGCTACTGTCCGTGATTGCCGCTGCTCTGCAAGTGCTGGCATTTGAGGCGTTAACCACGCCCGTCAGCAACATGATCGACCGCATGATTACTGCACTGCCCGCGTTCTTCGGAGCTGTGCTGGTGCTGATTGCGGGCTACGCCATCGGACGCCTGACGAAAGGGGTGGTCAGCAGTCTGCTGACAGGTATCCGCTTCGACGCTTTTGTGCAGAGCGTGGGCATCCGTCTGCCGGAGGGAGCGAAAACCCCTTCTGAGCAGATGGGGCAGCTCGTTCTGGTGGTCGTGGTGTATTACGCGGTGATGGAAGCGTCGAAGATTCTGGGACTGACCCTTGTAGCTGATGTGCTGCGTAACTTCCTGTCGTATGCGGGAAACATCGGCGCAGGGCTTGCCATCTTCGTGCTGGGGCTGTATCTGGCGCAGGTGGCGGCAAGTGCTGTGCGCGCCAGCGGAATGGGACAGGCAAACCTGCTTGCCGGGTTAACGCGCGCGGTGGTGCTCATCTTCGTGGGCGCAATTGCCTTGCGACAGATGGGCATTGCCGATGAAATTGTGGTGATTGCATTTGGATTGCTGATGGGCGCCGTAGCCGTTGCGGCGGCGCTGGCGTTCGGTCTGGGTGGACGCGAAATCGCCGCGCGTGAGCTGGAAAACTGGCTCAGTCGCCTCCGCAGCAGCGACCGTTCCAGCAGCTCGCAATAA